From Magnolia sinica isolate HGM2019 chromosome 13, MsV1, whole genome shotgun sequence, one genomic window encodes:
- the LOC131222509 gene encoding extensin-2-like isoform X6 produces the protein MGTLEKAHQLQCSILAIIAVCLMATNVVAHEPFWYPIYFPPPSPYNYKWPPLFPPLPHYYNSPPPPPYYYNSPPPPPPYLKKSSPPPSPSPPPTPYYYKSPPPPHYYKSLPPPSPSPPPPYYKSLPPPSLSPPPPYYCKCPQPLPPSLPPPYYHGYYYSSPPPPEDHY, from the exons ATGGGGACCCTGGAAAAGGCCCACCAATTGCAATGCTCGATCTTGGCCATCATAGCCGTATGTTTGATGGCCACAAACGTGGTGGCCCATGAGCCTTTTTGGTACCCTATATATTTTCCACCACCATCACCTTATAACTACAAATGGCCGCCCCTGTTCCCACCGCTGCCACACTACTATAACTCGCCGCCTCCACCGCCATACTATTATAATTCACCGCCCCCACCACCGCCGTAC CTGAAGAAGTCCTCGCCCCCACCATCGCCGT CCCCACCACCTACTCCGTACTATTACAAATCACCACCACCTCCACATTACTACAAATCACTGCCGCCACCGTCTCCATCTCCTCCACCTCCATACTACAAATCACTACCTCCACCTTCACTATCGCCGCCTCCTCCGTACTACTGCAAATGTCCTCAGCCGCTGCCTCCTTCACTGCCTCCTCCCTACTATCACGGCTACTACTACAGCTCCCCACCACCTCCTGAAGATCACTACTAG
- the LOC131222509 gene encoding extensin-2-like isoform X4, translating into MGTLEKAHQLQCSILAIIAVCLMATNVVAHEPFWYPIYFPPPSPYNYKWPPLFPPLPHYYNSPPPPPYYYNSPPPPPPYLNKPLPPPSPSPPPPYLKKYSPPPSPSPPPTPYYYKSPPPPHYYKSLPPPSPSPPPPYYKSLPPPSLSPPPPYYCKCPQPLPPSLPPPYYHGYYYSSPPPPEDHY; encoded by the exons ATGGGGACCCTGGAAAAGGCCCACCAATTGCAATGCTCGATCTTGGCCATCATAGCCGTATGTTTGATGGCCACAAACGTGGTGGCCCATGAGCCTTTTTGGTACCCTATATATTTTCCACCACCATCACCTTATAACTACAAATGGCCGCCCCTGTTCCCACCGCTGCCACACTACTATAACTCGCCGCCTCCACCGCCATACTATTATAATTCACCGCCCCCACCACCGCCGTACCTGAACAAGCCATTGCCGCCACCATCGCCGTCCCCACCACCGCCGTAC CTGAAGAAGTACTCGCCCCCACCATCGCCGT CCCCACCACCTACTCCGTACTATTACAAATCACCACCACCTCCACATTACTACAAATCACTGCCGCCACCGTCTCCATCTCCTCCACCTCCATACTACAAATCACTACCTCCACCTTCACTATCGCCGCCTCCTCCGTACTACTGCAAATGTCCTCAGCCGCTGCCTCCTTCACTGCCTCCTCCCTACTATCACGGCTACTACTACAGCTCCCCACCACCTCCTGAAGATCACTACTAG
- the LOC131222509 gene encoding extensin-2-like isoform X5: protein MGTLEKAHQLQCSILAIIAVCLMATNVVAHEPFWYPIYFPPPSPYNYKWPPLFPPLPHYYNSPPPPPYYYNSPPPPPPYQKKSSPPPPPYYYKSPPPPSPSPPPPYYYKSPPPPSPSPPPPYYYKSPPPPSPSPPPPYYYKSPPPPSPLPPPPYYYMSPPPPSWSPPPPYYYKSPPPPEGYY from the exons ATGGGGACCCTGGAAAAGGCCCACCAATTGCAATGCTCGATCTTGGCCATCATAGCCGTATGTTTGATGGCCACAAACGTGGTGGCCCATGAGCCTTTTTGGTACCCTATATATTTTCCACCACCATCACCTTATAACTACAAATGGCCGCCCCTGTTCCCACCGCTGCCACACTACTATAACTCGCCGCCTCCACCGCCATACTATTATAATTCACCGCCCCCACCACCGCCGTAC CAGAAGAAGTCCTCGCCCCCACCAC CGCCATACTACTATAAATCACCGCCCCCACCCTCACCGTCCCCACCGCCTCCATACTATTACAAGTCCCCACCCCCACCATCACCATCCCCACCACCTCCCTACTACTACAAATCGCCGCCACCTCCATCGCCATCACCTCCACCTCCTTACTATTAcaaatcaccaccaccaccatcgccATTGCCTCCTCCTCCTTACTACTACATGTCACCGCCTCCTCCATCGTGGTCTCCACCACCTCCATATTACTACAAATCACCGCCGCCTCCTGAAGGATACTACTAG
- the LOC131222509 gene encoding extensin-2-like isoform X1 encodes MGTLEKAHQLQCSILAIIAVCLMATNVVAHEPFWYPIYFPPPSPYNYKWPPLFPPLPHYYNSPPPPPYYYNSPPPPPPYLKKSSPPPPPYLKKYSPPPSPSPPPPYLKKSSPPPSPSPPPTPYYYKSPPPPHYYKSLPPPSPSPPPPYYKSLPPPSLSPPPPYYCKCPQPLPPSLPPPYYHGYYYSSPPPPEDHY; translated from the exons ATGGGGACCCTGGAAAAGGCCCACCAATTGCAATGCTCGATCTTGGCCATCATAGCCGTATGTTTGATGGCCACAAACGTGGTGGCCCATGAGCCTTTTTGGTACCCTATATATTTTCCACCACCATCACCTTATAACTACAAATGGCCGCCCCTGTTCCCACCGCTGCCACACTACTATAACTCGCCGCCTCCACCGCCATACTATTATAATTCACCGCCCCCACCACCGCCGTAC CTGAAGAAGTCCTCGC CCCCACCACCACCGTACCTGAAGAAGTACTCGCCCCCACCATCGCCGTCCCCACCACCGCCGTACCTGAAGAAGTCCTCGCCCCCACCATCGCCGT CCCCACCACCTACTCCGTACTATTACAAATCACCACCACCTCCACATTACTACAAATCACTGCCGCCACCGTCTCCATCTCCTCCACCTCCATACTACAAATCACTACCTCCACCTTCACTATCGCCGCCTCCTCCGTACTACTGCAAATGTCCTCAGCCGCTGCCTCCTTCACTGCCTCCTCCCTACTATCACGGCTACTACTACAGCTCCCCACCACCTCCTGAAGATCACTACTAG
- the LOC131222509 gene encoding extensin-2-like isoform X3: MGTLEKAHQLQCSILAIIAVCLMATNVVAHEPFWYPIYFPPPSPYNYKWPPLFPPLPHYYNSPPPPPYYYNSPPPPPPYLKKSSPPPSPYQKKSSPPPPPYYYKSPPPPSPSPPPPYYYKSPPPPSPSPPPPYYYKSPPPPSPSPPPPYYYKSPPPPSPLPPPPYYYMSPPPPSWSPPPPYYYKSPPPPEGYY, translated from the exons ATGGGGACCCTGGAAAAGGCCCACCAATTGCAATGCTCGATCTTGGCCATCATAGCCGTATGTTTGATGGCCACAAACGTGGTGGCCCATGAGCCTTTTTGGTACCCTATATATTTTCCACCACCATCACCTTATAACTACAAATGGCCGCCCCTGTTCCCACCGCTGCCACACTACTATAACTCGCCGCCTCCACCGCCATACTATTATAATTCACCGCCCCCACCACCGCCGTAC CTGAAGAAGTCCTCGCCCCCACCAT CGCCGTACCAGAAGAAGTCCTCGCCCCCACCAC CGCCATACTACTATAAATCACCGCCCCCACCCTCACCGTCCCCACCGCCTCCATACTATTACAAGTCCCCACCCCCACCATCACCATCCCCACCACCTCCCTACTACTACAAATCGCCGCCACCTCCATCGCCATCACCTCCACCTCCTTACTATTAcaaatcaccaccaccaccatcgccATTGCCTCCTCCTCCTTACTACTACATGTCACCGCCTCCTCCATCGTGGTCTCCACCACCTCCATATTACTACAAATCACCGCCGCCTCCTGAAGGATACTACTAG